The Polymorphobacter megasporae genome window below encodes:
- the tagH gene encoding type VI secretion system-associated FHA domain protein TagH yields the protein MIRLRLHSSNEPSQQLDQRMVGEDPITVGRDAGADWVIADPGRALSRRHCTVRAVGGKIGVRDTSANGTFVGDDGERIASGAETLVAPGGSIRLGTFTLSVEALADDAQPAKAPGSSAPHVSLFDPPAGLNPAQSASRPARLDPFASQLPPDPLLADHKPTDRVTLGDGDAWDNRPAARAGDWKLPRDRPEHDQLIGTPREWAEPARVERDAGFGFDVPFDRPILSQAPATPEHLAIPEDWAEPVAAPEEKTAKPTKRAAAKRAVAAPVEPEIPEVEAAEIETVAAEPPVIMPAPPEPVKAPTVPVKAAFEPVKAAPEPVRTPPVKAPPPPKAPPPVHAEAPSAMVPDDLFDAFCAGARLSPSSFPEAERAAAMVRLGEVYRGMVLGLADLMGERTALKSEYRMSRTMVRPEQNNPFKWVPPQRLAVEVLRGADIGFAGGAQAVTESFRDIKTHIFCVLAGMRAAIGTTMTTLSPAATEAAVEGRSFLIKAQRDAALWVQYAERFDRFKVDGEDVDGVINRAFRTAYEKQLAELDAKAAGYDGPPQGQH from the coding sequence ATGATCAGGCTGCGACTCCATAGCTCCAACGAGCCTTCGCAGCAGCTCGACCAGCGGATGGTCGGCGAGGACCCGATCACCGTCGGTCGTGATGCCGGAGCGGATTGGGTCATCGCCGATCCCGGCCGGGCGTTGTCGCGGCGGCACTGCACCGTCCGTGCCGTCGGCGGCAAGATCGGCGTCCGTGACACCAGCGCCAACGGCACCTTCGTCGGCGACGATGGCGAGCGCATCGCCAGCGGCGCCGAGACGCTCGTCGCGCCCGGCGGGTCGATCCGGCTCGGCACCTTCACGCTGTCGGTCGAGGCGCTCGCCGACGATGCACAACCGGCGAAGGCCCCGGGGTCGTCCGCGCCGCATGTCTCGCTGTTCGATCCGCCGGCGGGGCTCAATCCGGCGCAGTCGGCGTCGCGCCCGGCGCGGCTCGATCCGTTCGCCAGCCAGCTTCCGCCCGACCCGTTGCTCGCCGATCACAAGCCGACCGATCGCGTCACGCTCGGCGACGGCGACGCGTGGGACAATCGCCCGGCGGCGCGCGCTGGTGACTGGAAGCTCCCGCGCGATCGCCCTGAACACGATCAACTGATCGGGACGCCGCGCGAATGGGCCGAACCGGCACGGGTCGAGCGCGACGCCGGGTTCGGCTTCGATGTGCCATTCGACCGGCCGATCCTGTCGCAGGCCCCGGCGACGCCTGAGCATCTCGCGATCCCCGAGGATTGGGCCGAGCCGGTTGCCGCGCCTGAGGAAAAGACAGCGAAGCCGACCAAGCGCGCTGCCGCCAAACGCGCGGTCGCTGCCCCCGTCGAGCCCGAAATCCCCGAAGTCGAGGCCGCTGAGATCGAGACCGTTGCGGCAGAGCCCCCGGTCATTATGCCCGCACCGCCAGAGCCGGTGAAAGCGCCAACCGTGCCGGTCAAGGCCGCCTTCGAACCGGTTAAAGCAGCGCCCGAGCCGGTCAGGACGCCGCCCGTAAAGGCACCGCCGCCGCCGAAAGCGCCGCCGCCGGTCCACGCCGAAGCGCCGTCAGCGATGGTCCCCGACGACCTGTTCGATGCATTCTGCGCCGGTGCGCGGCTGTCGCCGTCGAGCTTCCCCGAAGCCGAACGCGCGGCGGCGATGGTTCGGCTCGGCGAGGTCTATCGCGGCATGGTGCTTGGCCTCGCCGACCTGATGGGCGAGCGGACCGCGCTCAAAAGCGAATACCGGATGTCGCGGACGATGGTCCGGCCCGAGCAGAACAACCCGTTCAAATGGGTCCCGCCGCAGCGGCTCGCGGTCGAGGTCCTGCGCGGGGCCGACATCGGCTTCGCAGGCGGTGCCCAGGCGGTGACCGAGAGCTTTCGCGACATCAAGACCCATATCTTCTGCGTCCTTGCCGGCATGCGCGCCGCGATCGGCACGACCATGACGACGCTGTCGCCGGCGGCGACCGAGGCCGCGGTCGAGGGCCGGTCGTTCCTGATCAAGGCGCAGCGCGATGCGGCGTTATGGGTGCAATATGCCGAGCGTTTCGACCGCTTTAAGGTCGATGGCGAGGATGTCGACGGCGTGATCAATCGCGCTTTCCGCACCGCCTACGAGAAGCAGCTTGCGGAACTCGACGCGAAGGCGGCGGGCTATGACGGGCCGCCACAGGGACAGCATTAG
- the tssK gene encoding type VI secretion system baseplate subunit TssK — MFLRTQHFQQFERYVERTAQSSVRWLQPLAWGFARLEIDDALLQTGIIAVSRASGILPDGTVFEVPGTDDHPIPLDVPGDLKNVVVHLTLPIRREGGTSARLAAPRAGDAAVRWTGQEVEVGDTVAGSEARATLIVGKLELRLMHDNQERAGYVSLPLCRLVEKRLDGSIVLDPAFIPTSLSCAASERLTSFIAEMRGLLQHRGAAIANRLSSQGGKSTAEISDFLVLMLVNRNDMLLRHLGSLQDLHPEALYRTFVELAGELATFTEAATNRPPQLPPYNHADLAGSFQPLIGFLRESLSAVFEQTAIPIALEERAFGIRVAKITDRSLFTDCVFVVAARSSIDAELLRANLPKRTTIGAVERIRDLVNLQLGGAPIRPLPAEPRQIPFRSGMIYFEINTQSEDWRLIEQSGGIAIHVSGDVPDLALDLWAIRGRIR; from the coding sequence ATGTTCCTCCGCACGCAGCATTTCCAGCAGTTCGAGCGTTACGTCGAACGGACTGCGCAGTCATCCGTCCGCTGGCTGCAGCCGCTGGCGTGGGGATTTGCCCGGCTCGAGATCGACGATGCCTTGTTGCAGACCGGTATCATCGCGGTCTCGCGCGCATCGGGCATCCTGCCCGATGGCACGGTCTTTGAAGTTCCCGGCACCGACGACCATCCGATCCCGCTCGACGTCCCCGGCGACCTCAAGAACGTCGTCGTCCATCTGACGCTGCCGATCCGCCGCGAAGGCGGGACGAGTGCGCGGCTCGCGGCACCGCGCGCCGGTGACGCCGCGGTTCGGTGGACTGGGCAGGAGGTCGAAGTCGGCGATACCGTCGCCGGGTCCGAAGCACGCGCGACGCTGATCGTCGGCAAGCTCGAACTGCGCCTGATGCACGACAATCAGGAGCGCGCCGGTTACGTCTCGCTGCCGCTGTGCCGCCTCGTCGAAAAACGCCTCGACGGGTCGATCGTCCTCGACCCGGCGTTCATCCCGACCTCGCTCAGTTGCGCCGCGTCGGAGCGGCTGACGAGCTTCATCGCCGAAATGCGCGGCCTGTTGCAGCATCGCGGTGCGGCGATCGCCAACCGCCTGTCGAGCCAGGGTGGCAAGAGCACCGCCGAAATCAGCGACTTCCTCGTCCTGATGCTGGTCAACCGCAACGACATGCTGCTGCGCCATCTCGGCTCGCTCCAGGATCTCCACCCCGAGGCGCTGTACCGCACGTTCGTCGAACTTGCGGGCGAGCTGGCGACCTTCACCGAGGCTGCGACCAACCGTCCGCCGCAACTGCCGCCGTACAACCATGCCGATCTCGCCGGGTCGTTCCAGCCGCTGATCGGCTTCCTGCGCGAATCGCTGTCGGCGGTGTTCGAGCAGACTGCGATCCCGATCGCCCTCGAGGAACGCGCCTTCGGCATCCGCGTCGCCAAGATTACCGACCGCTCGCTGTTCACCGACTGCGTCTTCGTCGTCGCCGCAAGGTCGTCGATCGACGCCGAGCTGCTCCGTGCCAACCTGCCGAAGCGAACGACGATCGGCGCGGTCGAGCGCATCCGCGATCTCGTCAACCTCCAGCTTGGCGGCGCACCGATTCGCCCGCTGCCCGCCGAGCCACGGCAGATTCCATTCCGGTCGGGCATGATCTACTTCGAAATCAACACGCAGTCGGAGGACTGGCGACTGATCGAGCAATCGGGCGGCATCGCCATCCATGTCTCGGGTGACGTGCCCGATCTCGCGCTCGACCTATGGGCGATCCGGGGCCGCATCCGGTGA
- the icmH gene encoding type IVB secretion system protein IcmH/DotU has product MSRSPFTPDGDRTQIGAPPGGDRTEIGAPGPFDRPASAPRPSDDSGDRTMIGASTGGAIAASPFAPAKLTLDQLPSVGGNPLIAAGTPLIALAGGLRTVLAQQETGRLRRIVIEELRRFQARTRESSIGEEEIRYGHYALCALLDEVIMSTPWGVGTGWGKQSLVATFHNEVVSGDRMFEVADALEARPGRSPALLELLYVCFSFGFEGRLRLERGGASKLLQLRERLYTAIRNLRGPIERELSPQWKGIDAAYRPIAADIPLWVLLAGFAALMLLIYAGFVFTLGLVDGSARPLGAIYAAGPAKLARAAPAPPSDNRLYLTILDILKPDIDAGRVGVTDDPGAVGVRLLDRGLFASGSADLDAGFGPTMGRVAQAIGLVTGPVAVAGHTDAQPIRSLRFPSNQSLSEARASAVVAALTAAGVPGDRLKPTGYGETQPIADNKSESARRLNRRVEVTIPKTYAETPR; this is encoded by the coding sequence GTGAGCCGCAGCCCGTTCACCCCCGACGGGGATCGAACGCAGATCGGCGCCCCGCCGGGTGGCGACCGGACGGAGATCGGCGCGCCCGGCCCGTTCGATCGTCCGGCCTCGGCACCGCGCCCGAGCGACGACAGCGGCGACCGGACGATGATCGGGGCGAGCACCGGCGGGGCCATAGCGGCCAGCCCGTTCGCGCCCGCCAAGCTGACGCTCGACCAGCTGCCCTCGGTGGGCGGCAATCCGCTGATCGCGGCGGGCACGCCGCTGATCGCGCTCGCGGGGGGACTGCGGACCGTTCTCGCGCAACAGGAGACCGGCCGCCTGCGCCGGATCGTCATCGAGGAATTGCGCCGCTTCCAGGCGCGGACGCGCGAGTCGTCGATCGGCGAGGAGGAAATCCGCTACGGTCATTATGCGCTGTGCGCGCTGCTCGACGAGGTGATCATGTCGACGCCATGGGGCGTCGGCACCGGCTGGGGCAAGCAGTCGCTCGTCGCCACTTTCCACAACGAAGTCGTTTCGGGCGACCGCATGTTCGAGGTCGCCGATGCGCTCGAGGCACGTCCGGGCCGGTCGCCCGCGCTGCTCGAACTGCTGTACGTCTGTTTCTCGTTCGGCTTCGAAGGACGGCTGCGGCTCGAGCGCGGCGGTGCGTCGAAGCTGCTCCAGCTGCGCGAGCGGCTGTACACCGCGATACGCAACCTGCGCGGACCGATCGAGCGCGAACTGTCGCCGCAGTGGAAGGGGATCGACGCGGCGTATCGCCCGATCGCCGCCGATATTCCGCTGTGGGTACTGCTTGCCGGGTTCGCCGCGCTGATGCTCCTGATCTACGCCGGCTTCGTCTTCACGCTCGGGCTGGTCGACGGCAGCGCGCGACCGCTCGGCGCGATCTATGCCGCCGGTCCGGCAAAACTGGCACGCGCGGCCCCTGCGCCGCCGTCGGATAACCGGCTTTATCTGACGATCCTCGACATCCTCAAGCCCGACATCGACGCCGGGCGTGTCGGCGTCACCGATGACCCCGGTGCGGTCGGTGTGCGGCTACTCGATCGGGGCTTGTTCGCCAGCGGTTCGGCCGACCTCGACGCCGGTTTCGGCCCGACGATGGGGCGCGTCGCGCAGGCGATCGGCCTCGTCACCGGCCCGGTCGCGGTCGCTGGACACACCGACGCCCAGCCGATCCGCTCGCTGCGCTTCCCTTCGAACCAGTCGCTGTCCGAAGCGCGCGCTAGTGCGGTCGTCGCCGCTTTGACCGCCGCCGGGGTGCCGGGCGACCGGCTCAAGCCGACCGGATACGGCGAGACCCAGCCGATCGCCGACAACAAAAGCGAAAGCGCGCGCCGCCTCAACCGTCGTGTCGAGGTAACGATCCCAAAGACTTACGCCGAGACCCCGCGCTAA
- the tssM gene encoding type VI secretion system membrane subunit TssM, protein MIAVGIVFLALFVWFAGPLVAIAGAVPLGSVVARLVTIAVILGVVGAIWGYRRWRTARRNQAMVDDLAAIPPAAPDDADEDVAAMNERAAQALALMKTTRVGKAKAFIYELPWYLIIGPPGAGKTTALQNAGLDFPVTQSLGDGPVRGIGGTRTIEWWFTDRAVLIDTAGRYTTQDSDKIVDGKAWTGLLDLLKRHRPRQPVTGIIVAISTTDLIGADEAAALAHGRAIRQRLNEVQTAFGLRVPVYVTLTKLDLLAGFTEFFDDLPQSEREQVWGGTFEFVVGTGLNKEAVDETTLGRLFDGLIRRLDERLLLRIQAEPDIARRGLVFGFPQQVVTLRSPLLAMMRIIARETKFEPTPLVRGFYLTSATQFGRPIDRLMNALSARIGVVLATPPGDGPRGRSYFLHDLLTRVVFPEAAIAGRDIKAERRRRAIRLAALGVATAAVVAATMVWTLAYLRNSALITRLEQRADILHRDVTVLGTEPVADSDPLRPLAVLNEARALPFGSAAPAVDRSPGFSWGIGREKALRTQVDGTYVNLLNHQFLPRLLLSVEGELSRLNAQGDAARDPGKAGRAADPRPAIYNLLRIYLMLGRAPGAPLERSAITSYFADRWADLLPAEEQSDTRAALEAHLDTLLASPMTPPALNATLITDARQRIGTLGPGERVYVRMLADQRLRDLSPFALTDVPGIANSRLFLRKSNVPLSTGLPGMFRHGNFYPVVLPTISRYAAQSADEGWVTGERDAGGAGIGRIKDALLTAYLADFTNRWDDFIDDIAVSGERPIRDRIQLATRPPSPVRSLFNTLASETNLTPPSLKQGSSGRNALQVASLFSRNIYRGLQRGNAIGSAIQNGPPGPAGPLDEVIAHFAWLRDMIPPGGAGPLDQALAALGDVGSAGGAAAAAAGMGNPALQAQSSAAAMAATAKLGTVSSTLPPQAGALFEGFVKASATQLNHDARDAVRGQYGAQLLPECQSIVKGGYPFGGTPLRQVSLDDFSRLFRPSGLLDAFQKTTLAGQIDTGAARWTLTPSGKALGLDPAAVGRFQDAAKISAAFFRPGDIRPNVPVTIELIRLAGAQSVTLVVGGIPATFAASGGQPVDVRWPGSLPGASIGFQRIPAPPAPVPPRTWPGEWGFAAMMHDLGGSSADRNGVILTVNDGALQAKVRLRIANNPFATTNLAAFQCPVKL, encoded by the coding sequence ATGATCGCGGTCGGCATCGTCTTCCTTGCGCTGTTCGTCTGGTTCGCCGGGCCGCTGGTGGCGATCGCCGGGGCGGTGCCGCTGGGCAGCGTGGTCGCGCGGCTTGTGACGATCGCCGTGATTCTTGGCGTCGTCGGTGCGATCTGGGGCTACCGGCGGTGGCGGACGGCGCGGCGCAACCAGGCGATGGTCGACGACCTCGCTGCGATCCCGCCCGCCGCCCCCGACGATGCCGACGAAGACGTCGCCGCGATGAACGAGCGCGCGGCACAGGCGCTCGCGTTGATGAAGACGACGCGCGTCGGCAAGGCCAAGGCGTTCATCTACGAGCTGCCGTGGTACCTGATCATCGGGCCGCCGGGCGCGGGCAAGACGACGGCGCTACAGAACGCTGGGCTCGATTTCCCGGTGACGCAGTCGCTCGGCGACGGACCGGTGCGCGGCATCGGCGGGACGCGGACCATCGAGTGGTGGTTCACCGACCGCGCCGTGCTGATCGACACCGCCGGGCGCTACACGACGCAGGACAGCGACAAGATCGTCGACGGCAAGGCGTGGACCGGGCTGCTCGACCTGCTCAAGCGCCACCGCCCGCGCCAGCCGGTGACCGGCATCATCGTCGCAATTTCGACGACCGACCTGATCGGTGCCGACGAAGCGGCGGCGCTCGCGCATGGCCGCGCGATCCGGCAGCGGCTGAACGAGGTTCAGACCGCCTTCGGCCTGCGCGTGCCGGTCTATGTCACGCTGACCAAGCTCGACCTGCTCGCGGGGTTCACCGAATTCTTCGACGACCTGCCGCAATCGGAGCGCGAGCAGGTTTGGGGCGGCACCTTCGAATTCGTCGTCGGGACCGGGCTGAACAAGGAGGCGGTCGACGAGACGACGCTCGGACGGCTGTTCGACGGGCTGATCCGACGGCTCGACGAGCGGCTGCTGCTCCGCATCCAGGCCGAACCCGATATCGCGCGGCGGGGTCTGGTGTTCGGCTTTCCCCAGCAGGTTGTGACGCTCCGCTCGCCGCTGCTGGCGATGATGCGGATCATCGCGCGCGAAACCAAGTTCGAGCCGACCCCGCTGGTGCGCGGCTTCTATCTGACGTCGGCGACGCAATTCGGCCGGCCGATCGACCGCCTGATGAACGCGCTCTCGGCGCGGATTGGCGTCGTCCTCGCGACCCCGCCCGGCGACGGTCCGCGCGGCCGCAGCTACTTCCTCCACGACCTGCTGACGCGGGTGGTGTTCCCCGAGGCGGCGATCGCCGGGCGCGACATCAAGGCCGAACGCCGCCGCCGCGCAATCCGCCTCGCCGCGCTGGGAGTCGCCACCGCCGCAGTCGTCGCCGCGACGATGGTGTGGACGCTGGCGTACCTGCGCAATTCGGCGCTGATCACGCGGCTCGAACAGCGCGCCGACATCCTCCACCGCGACGTCACCGTTCTCGGTACCGAGCCGGTCGCCGACAGCGACCCGCTGCGTCCGCTCGCGGTCTTGAACGAAGCGCGTGCTTTGCCGTTCGGCAGCGCCGCACCTGCAGTCGATCGCTCGCCGGGGTTCAGCTGGGGCATCGGCCGCGAAAAAGCGCTGCGAACCCAGGTCGATGGCACATATGTCAACTTGCTCAACCACCAGTTCCTGCCGCGTCTGCTGCTGTCGGTCGAGGGTGAGCTCAGCCGTTTAAACGCGCAGGGCGATGCCGCACGCGACCCGGGCAAGGCGGGCCGCGCCGCCGATCCGCGCCCGGCAATCTACAACCTGCTGCGGATCTACCTGATGCTCGGCCGGGCCCCCGGAGCGCCGCTCGAACGGTCGGCGATCACCAGCTATTTCGCCGATCGCTGGGCCGACCTGCTACCGGCCGAGGAGCAGAGCGACACGCGCGCCGCTCTCGAGGCCCATCTCGACACCCTGCTGGCGAGCCCGATGACGCCCCCGGCGCTCAACGCGACCCTGATTACCGATGCGCGCCAACGGATCGGGACCCTTGGGCCCGGCGAGCGCGTCTATGTCCGGATGCTTGCCGACCAGCGCCTCCGCGACCTGTCGCCATTTGCCTTGACCGACGTCCCGGGCATCGCCAATTCGCGCCTGTTCCTGCGCAAGTCGAACGTGCCGCTGTCGACCGGCCTGCCGGGGATGTTCCGCCACGGCAACTTCTATCCGGTCGTCCTGCCGACGATCAGCCGCTACGCCGCGCAATCCGCCGACGAAGGCTGGGTCACCGGCGAGCGCGACGCGGGCGGAGCCGGGATCGGCCGGATCAAGGACGCGCTGCTGACCGCGTATCTCGCCGACTTCACCAATCGCTGGGACGACTTCATCGACGATATCGCGGTCAGCGGCGAGCGCCCGATCCGCGACCGCATCCAGCTTGCGACCCGCCCGCCGTCACCGGTGCGGTCGTTGTTCAACACGCTGGCGAGCGAGACCAACCTGACGCCGCCGTCGCTCAAGCAGGGGTCGAGCGGGCGCAATGCGCTTCAGGTCGCGTCGCTGTTCTCGCGTAACATCTATCGCGGCCTCCAGCGCGGCAACGCCATCGGCAGCGCGATCCAGAACGGGCCGCCGGGCCCGGCGGGGCCGCTCGACGAGGTGATCGCGCATTTCGCGTGGTTGCGCGACATGATCCCGCCGGGCGGGGCGGGTCCGCTCGATCAGGCGCTGGCGGCGCTCGGCGATGTCGGCAGCGCAGGCGGCGCGGCGGCGGCGGCGGCGGGTATGGGCAATCCCGCGCTACAGGCACAAAGCTCGGCGGCGGCGATGGCGGCGACGGCCAAGCTCGGTACGGTGTCGTCGACCCTGCCCCCGCAGGCGGGCGCGCTGTTCGAAGGCTTCGTCAAGGCGTCGGCGACCCAGCTCAACCATGACGCGCGCGACGCGGTGCGCGGGCAGTATGGCGCGCAGTTGCTGCCCGAATGCCAGTCTATCGTGAAGGGCGGCTATCCGTTCGGCGGCACCCCGTTGCGGCAGGTTTCGCTCGATGACTTCAGCCGCTTGTTCCGCCCGTCGGGGCTGCTCGATGCTTTTCAGAAGACGACGCTTGCCGGGCAGATCGATACCGGTGCGGCACGCTGGACGCTGACCCCGTCGGGCAAGGCGCTCGGGCTCGACCCGGCGGCGGTCGGCCGGTTTCAGGATGCGGCGAAGATCAGCGCCGCGTTTTTCCGGCCCGGCGATATCCGCCCCAATGTGCCGGTTACGATCGAGCTTATCCGTCTTGCCGGAGCCCAGTCGGTGACCCTCGTCGTCGGCGGCATCCCCGCGACCTTCGCCGCGAGCGGCGGGCAGCCGGTCGATGTCCGCTGGCCGGGGAGCCTGCCGGGCGCGTCGATCGGCTTCCAGCGAATTCCCGCCCCGCCGGCCCCCGTGCCGCCGCGAACATGGCCGGGCGAGTGGGGCTTTGCCGCGATGATGCACGACCTCGGCGGGAGCAGCGCCGACCGCAACGGTGTGATCCTCACCGTCAACGACGGCGCGTTACAGGCGAAGGTCCGACTCCGCATCGCGAACAACCCGTTTGCGACGACCAATCTCGCGGCGTTTCAATGTCCGGTGAAATTGTGA
- the tagF gene encoding type VI secretion system-associated protein TagF: protein MTATVGFFGKLPAHGDFIRRGLPTAATSLLDDWVQAGFGRADDPAAAIRGLPPVRFASSAVVDGALCLGTMIASNDSVGRDYVLVAVHLSPNVSGALPEPLPDAWDDWCARAEALLLAAQSVPLTADATQAALETAARATVMALGGAEPFAVPDDIEPATASWRPAVGSGERRVTRSDGLPRGDAFDRLIAPVGDGA, encoded by the coding sequence GTGACAGCGACCGTCGGCTTCTTCGGCAAGCTGCCCGCGCACGGAGACTTTATCCGGCGCGGCCTGCCGACCGCGGCGACCTCTCTGCTCGACGACTGGGTGCAGGCGGGTTTCGGCCGGGCGGATGATCCTGCCGCCGCGATCCGCGGCCTGCCGCCGGTGCGCTTCGCGAGCAGCGCAGTCGTCGACGGCGCGCTTTGCCTTGGGACGATGATCGCGAGCAACGACAGCGTCGGACGTGATTACGTTCTCGTCGCCGTCCATTTGTCGCCAAACGTGTCTGGGGCGCTGCCCGAGCCGTTGCCTGACGCGTGGGACGATTGGTGCGCCCGCGCCGAGGCATTGCTGCTTGCGGCGCAGAGCGTGCCATTGACCGCTGATGCGACGCAGGCCGCGCTCGAGACGGCAGCGCGCGCGACGGTCATGGCGCTCGGCGGGGCCGAACCATTCGCCGTGCCGGATGATATCGAACCCGCGACGGCGAGCTGGCGGCCGGCGGTCGGCAGCGGGGAGCGGCGCGTGACGCGCAGCGACGGCCTGCCACGCGGCGACGCGTTCGACCGGTTGATCGCCCCAGTTGGCGACGGCGCATGA
- a CDS encoding PP2C family protein-serine/threonine phosphatase — MSGGNLRFDSAGRTDVGKVRALNEDRYVDRPLIALWAVADGMGGHQAGEVASGMLADALEAIGPPDSGYAYLDGVQDAVERVNRALVAHAAISTPGSVIGSTIVVLIAYAGHYACLWAGDSRVYLLRDKRLEQITRDHSMVQELLDSGALARRDVKNFGKSNIITRAVGVNDRLALDLHQGPILDGDVFLLCSDGLTNFVDDAEIAAELRRPARDAAEALIALTLSRAAKDNVTVVVVRAFADADSTLDPLRSR; from the coding sequence ATGAGCGGCGGCAATCTTCGCTTCGACAGCGCCGGGCGGACCGATGTGGGCAAGGTGCGCGCACTCAACGAGGACCGCTACGTCGATCGGCCATTGATCGCCCTTTGGGCGGTTGCCGACGGGATGGGCGGGCATCAGGCGGGCGAAGTCGCCTCGGGGATGCTTGCCGATGCGCTCGAGGCGATCGGGCCGCCCGATTCAGGCTATGCTTATCTCGATGGCGTCCAGGACGCGGTCGAACGGGTTAACCGCGCGCTCGTCGCGCACGCCGCGATCTCGACGCCGGGGTCGGTGATCGGATCGACGATCGTCGTGCTGATCGCCTATGCCGGGCATTATGCCTGCCTTTGGGCCGGGGACAGCCGCGTGTATTTGCTCCGCGACAAGCGGCTCGAACAGATCACGCGCGATCATTCGATGGTTCAGGAACTGCTTGATTCAGGCGCGCTCGCCCGTCGCGACGTCAAGAACTTCGGTAAGTCGAACATCATCACCCGCGCCGTCGGGGTCAACGATCGCCTCGCGCTCGACCTGCATCAGGGGCCGATCCTCGACGGCGACGTCTTCCTTTTATGCTCCGACGGGCTGACCAATTTCGTCGATGATGCCGAGATCGCCGCCGAACTGCGGCGGCCAGCACGCGACGCGGCTGAAGCGCTCATCGCGCTGACGCTGTCCCGCGCGGCGAAGGACAATGTCACCGTCGTCGTCGTGCGCGCGTTTGCCGACGCCGACAGCACACTCGACCCGCTCCGCAGCCGCTAG
- a CDS encoding MFS transporter: protein MIHLSTNRNSRVLAASLIGTSVEFYDFYIYATAASLVFGPLFFPASSPSAQLLAAYASFGLAFVARPVGAAVFGHFGGRIGRKSTLVTSLLLMGGSTTAIAFLPTYQTAGWVAPALLCLMRIGQGLGLGGEWGGAALLAVENAPPGWAGRFGMVPQLGAPLGFLLANGLFLLLGLVLTPEQFRDWGWRLPFLASALLVAVGLWVRLKLTETPVFAAVVASGTAERAPLSIVFRRHLAPVLAGTFSVIACFALYYIATAFALGYGTTTLGYARSAFLRVQLGAIVFMAIGIVAAGVLSDRFKPRVVLLGGCVVTIGIGALLAPMLASGSLVVVFVFLSLALLTMGFVYGPLGAWLPSLFPPPVRYSGVSIAFNVGGTIGGALTPLAAQAIAEYSGLGAVGLYLSAAAGLSLVALLFAKGRAAH from the coding sequence TTGATTCACTTGTCGACGAACCGTAATTCGCGCGTCCTTGCGGCCAGCCTGATCGGCACGAGCGTCGAATTCTACGATTTTTACATCTACGCCACCGCCGCGAGCCTCGTCTTCGGCCCGTTGTTCTTTCCGGCCTCGTCGCCGTCGGCACAGTTGCTCGCTGCGTACGCGAGCTTCGGGCTGGCGTTCGTCGCCCGGCCGGTCGGCGCAGCGGTGTTCGGTCACTTCGGCGGCCGCATCGGGCGCAAGTCGACCCTCGTCACCTCGCTTCTGCTGATGGGCGGGTCGACGACGGCGATCGCTTTCCTGCCGACGTACCAGACGGCGGGCTGGGTGGCTCCGGCGCTGCTGTGCCTGATGCGGATCGGGCAGGGACTCGGGCTCGGCGGCGAATGGGGCGGCGCGGCATTGCTCGCCGTCGAGAACGCGCCGCCCGGCTGGGCCGGCCGGTTCGGTATGGTCCCCCAGCTCGGCGCGCCGCTCGGGTTCCTGCTCGCTAACGGGTTATTCTTGCTGCTCGGTCTTGTCCTGACCCCCGAGCAATTTCGCGATTGGGGCTGGCGGCTGCCGTTCCTGGCCAGTGCGCTGCTCGTCGCCGTCGGCTTGTGGGTCCGGCTCAAGCTGACCGAGACGCCGGTGTTCGCCGCGGTCGTCGCCAGCGGCACCGCCGAGCGAGCACCGCTGTCGATCGTCTTTCGACGCCACCTCGCGCCGGTGCTGGCGGGGACATTCTCGGTGATCGCCTGCTTCGCGCTTTACTATATCGCGACCGCCTTTGCGCTCGGCTACGGGACGACGACGCTCGGCTATGCGCGGTCGGCATTCCTGCGCGTCCAGCTCGGCGCGATCGTCTTCATGGCAATCGGCATCGTCGCCGCGGGGGTCCTGTCCGACCGCTTCAAGCCGCGCGTTGTCCTCCTCGGCGGCTGCGTCGTCACGATCGGCATCGGGGCATTGCTCGCGCCGATGCTGGCGAGCGGGTCGCTGGTCGTCGTCTTCGTCTTCCTGTCGCTGGCGCTGCTGACGATGGGCTTCGTCTACGGCCCGCTCGGCGCATGGCTGCCAAGCCTGTTCCCGCCCCCGGTGCGCTATTCGGGGGTTTCGATCGCGTTCAATGTCGGCGGCACGATCGGCGGGGCGTTGACCCCGCTCGCGGCGCAGGCGATCGCCGAATATTCAGGACTCGGCGCGGTCGGATTATACCTGTCCGCCGCCGCCGGGCTCAGCCTCGTCGCACTGCTGTTCGCGAAGGGCCGCGCCGCGCACTGA